The region AGTTGCATAAAGATATCAAATCCCATATCCGAAAAAGAATTAACTGTCATTTCATTTATTCTCACAAAATAATATGTTGGGAAGAACTTCGCTATTGTCAAAACCTTTTCTGATAAATACTGTTGAGGTACCATTACCCCTGATATAAATGAAGTCCCTAGAGACAGTACAGTGGATAATGCATTTATAACAAATTTATTCTTTGTAACATTATTGATTAAGAATGTAAGACATAGAGCTGAAAATGAGAAAACTACTGTATTTAATACATATTTACCAAAGTTCACTTCTCCAATATATTTTCCCTTAAGTACAATACTTCCCAAAATAAATATTGTTGTAATCATAATTGCTACCATTAGCTGGCCTAAATACATTTCTTTATTAAACTGTAGAAATTTTTTTGAAGATATCTTTGTTCTACTTTGGATATTTTCATCTTTAAAATCAGTCATTACCAAACCTATTACTGCAATATAAATTGCCATAATTATATACGAAGTAAAGTTAAAATAATACTTAAACCAATTAGCTACACCATCGTTACTGCTTTCATTGTTAGATTCTACCAATTCTACTTCTGCCTTTTCATCTAATGCAGAAGCTACATCCACTAAGTTAAATTCTCCATTTTCATAAGTAGCATTGGCAAAATTTAGAAATTTATTCACCTGATTTTGAATTTGCAATGATTCTACCTTCCTATCATCATTGTACATTTGTATAGAATTTTCCTTATTGATTACCTTTTCATCAAAATCCTCTGGAATTATTATCACTGCATCCGCTACTTCTAAAAATATCTGTTCTTTAATATATTCTTCATCTGCCATAGTGTCAATTATATTATTCTTTTTCCCTAAATAATTCTTTAAACTATTTGACAGTTCACTATTGCAATTATCAATTATTCCTATATTTAATCTACTTTCAATGAAATTAGTTTCCCTTTCAACAGTACCTGAACCATTTATTATTGAAAGAATAAAAAATATTATTGTATAAGAAATGATAACCCCCTTATTTCTCAATGCTATTTTTATAAAATAATTAAATACTGTCATAATTTTTCCCCCTTAAAAATATATAGGATGCAAATATTAAAACTATTGATTCAATAGATAGGATCAATATTCCCTCTCCAACACTTTTAGTACTTTCCAATAAATTTATCCTATATAGATTATTGGTGATTATAGAAATTGGATTTAGTTTAGCTAAAATAGGTGCCTTTTCATCAATCATAACTTTAATCTGAGGGTTCATCATTCCTGATAGAAATGAGCAAAACAATATAATTGATATAGCCATAATGGTTTTTACACTATCCTTCTTTTTGTTACAACTACCTATGAATACCCCCAAGGCTACTCCAAATAGATTTCCTATTAATATGAGAATTGCACTGTATTTAATTTCTTTGAATAAGTTAATCTTCAAAACATATTTTATAAAAATAAGTAGTAATCCATTTGCAAACAAATTTAGTAATAATGCAACTATAACCCCAGATAATAGAAATTTATATTTTTTTAATGGAGTAATATTAATCCTTGAACCTAAATTAGATAAATTTGCTTGAATTAAAGTAACAGTTTCAATACCAGCAAAAACTCCATACGCTGAAACCATTGCAATTAGAGAATAAAACATAATAACTAATGGATTGGCCTTTTGATTTCTACCTAAAATATAATCTACTGAAAAATCATATTTATCAAATGATCTATTTAGCTTTTTCATTTGCCTTATTTGTTCTACTACTTCTTTAATAATAGTTTGATTTATCCCTGAATCATTAACTTTTATATTTAAATCATCATCTATAAAAGCATCTATTTGTCTATCCTCTAGCTTTGTTAAAACCTCATCTTCAGGGATTTTATGAACATTTAAAAACTCAATTTCCTCTAATATATAACTAATAGGATTTTCACTATCTATTCCCACATTTACATTTTCAAGTTCCATATTCAAAACTCCATTAATAGATATATAGAAAAAAACTGCCATTATTAAGGGATATATCAAACTCCAAAAGGAAAAACCAGCATCTCTAAATAAGTTCTTTCCTTGGTATATACAATTTCTAAATATATTTTTCATACTAATCCCTAAGCTCCTTTCCTGTTAACTCCAAAAACACATCATTTAATGAAGGTAATTGACTGTGAAGCTTTGTATAGGTTAAATTGTTAGCCTTTATAAAATCTAAAAGATTAGCTAAGTTGTTAATTCCGTTTTCAAACTTAATTATATAATCTTCTCCTTCTCTCTCTACATCAATGACATGAGGTATACTCTTCATCTTCTCAACAATTTCATCTTGAATATCTAAAAACCCAACTACTATCTTTTCAGATGTGGTTATCATGGACTTTAATTCTTCAATTGTCCCAGAAACTAAGCTTCTACCCTTATCCATGATGATAATCCTATTACATAACATTTCTGCTTCCTCTAAATAATGAGTAGTATATATAATGGTACTTCCTTCTTCATTTAACTTTTTTATCCCATTTAATATGAAATTTCTACTTTGAGCATCTACTGCAACTGTAGGCTCATCTAGAAAAATAAGCTTAGGCTTATGAACTATTCCACAAGCAATATTTAATCTTCTTTTTAAACCTCCACTAAGTTTCTTAGGATAAAACTTTACATAATCCTTTAAACCTACAAATTCAATAGCCTCTTCTACATATTGTTTTCTTACTTTTTTATCATCTATATACAATCCACAAAAATAATCTATATTTTCTTTTACATTTAAATTGTTAAAAACAGAAACTTCCTGAGGTACAAGGCCTATCTCTCTTTTAATATTATAGGCATTGGGAGTCATTTTCTCTCCAAATACTTCTATCTGCCCTTTGTCAAAACTTAATAGCGATAGTATACAGTTTATAGCTGTAGTTTTCCCACAGCCATTAGGCCCTAAAAGCCCTAAAATTTCCCCTTCCTTAACCTCCATATTAAAATGGTCAAGAGCTATTAATTCTTTATATCTTTTCACTAAATTATTTACCTTTATAACCATCAATATCACTCCCATATTTCATCTTATGTTAATTATATGATTTTAAACAAATTCATTGTAGTGTATAAAGTTATAATATAATATGACATTTGTCATAAAGAAAATTGTATTTCATATTGAATATAGTATAATTAGAACATAAAATAGAATTTAAGGCTTTCAGCTGGAGGTAGCTATATGAGAAGATTTTTGGAAAAATTAATTATTGTATCCTTTTGTTTATTTAACAGTTACAAAATAAATCCACATGAAAATTTAGTTGTTTGTTTTCTCATAAGCCTTGTTATTTCTTTGGTTTTAGACTTAATGGATAATAAAAAGATAAGAACTATTATCTATTTTTTATTTATAATAATATGCTTTTCCAATAGCTCATTTATTCTTTATTTTCCATTGATATTGTACAATGTTTATTTAGATTTTGGGATATTCACTATATTTACATTTACTTTAATATTAATGAACTTTTCTATAGCAAATTTATTATTGTCTATCACAGCAGTTTATCTCTCAACTATGACAAAAAAATATAATCAAATTCTAGATGAAAACAAAACCGTACGAGATGAATTAAAAGAAGATACCTTTTATTTGGAAAAATACAATAAGCAACTCCTAGTAGACAAAGAAAAAAACATACATATTGCAATACTCACTGAAAGAAACAGAATCGCAAGAGAACTTCACGATTCTATTGGACATGCAATAAGTAGTAGTATATTACAAGTAGAAGCATTGAAAGTGATTTCAACCGAAGAAACTGTTATAAAAAACTTAGACACCCTTCAGAATACCTTAAAAAATGGAATGGATGACATCAGAAAAAGCATCCACAATCTATACAACGAATCTCTAGACTTGAAAAATCAAATAGAAAAGCTCTGTAGTGAAATACCTAATATTGATGTTGAACTAGTATATAAATTTGACGATGAAATTAATTATGATTTAAAATTTGACATATTATCCGTTATTAAGGAGGCCCTCACCAATTGTGCCAAACATTCTAATGCTACAAAGATAAAAATAAGCTTATTAAACCAACCAAAATTTTATTCTATATTAATAGAAGATAACGGAAGTCAATTTGATGATAGAAATAAAGGCATAGGTCTTCTTTCCATGAAAGAAATAGCCGATAAATATAATGGGTTTTTCAATTGTAGATTTGATGATGGATTTAAAATACATATGACTTTAATGAAAGGATAGTGCATATGAATATTATTATTGTAGATGATGATCCACTAGTAGTGGAATCTCTAAAGATTATTATAAACGCCAATGGAATAGATATATTAGCAGTTGGCTATGATGGTTTTCAGGCTGTTGAACTTTATACTAAATATAAACCTGATCTAATCCTAATGGATATACGAATGGAAAAGATGAGTGGAATAGAGGCAACCAAAGAAATTTTGAAAATAGATCCTCAAGCTAAGATACTGTTGATCACAACTTTCCAAGATGATGAATATATTGCAACAGCCCTCTCTTTAGGCTGTAAAGGCTATATTTTGAAACAAAATATCAAAGGCATTATTCCTGCAATAAATGCAGTTCACTCTGGGAATTTAGTTTTTGATTCAAAAATTGTATCGAATATTAAAAAATACAAAGAAAAAGATGTTGAAATAGATTTGTCTGATAGAGAATTTGATATATTACTTCTAGTAGCAGATGGCTTAAATAATAAGGAAATTGCAGAAAAACTTTATTTAAGCGAAGGAACTGTTAGAAACTATATCTCAAATATGCTTGAAAAACTGTCCCTAAGAGACAGAACTCAGCTTGCAATCTACTATTATAAAATGAAATACGGAATAGAAAAATAGGTGGCAGGAAAATTCCTGTCACCTTAAGTCTTCAACAACATTGCCAATCCATTTTTTTGAACGAAGCCTTTTTGCTTCAAAGCCTACCTTGATTACTTCTTCTAAACAAATTATAAAAAATACCTTATCTAGTGGCAATTTAAAACAAACAGCTGCTATATAACCTGCAGGAATAGCAAAACACCAAACTGTTCCCAGTTGTACCCACATAGAATAAGCTGTATCTCCTCCACCTCTAAATACCCCTACAATCATAAGCACATTGAAAAACCTTAATGGAGCGAATACTGCCATGATTTTTAAAACAGTGATTGTTAGTCTTAAAGTTTCTTCATTTATATTAAATGGTTTTGTAATCAAAGGGGCTGTAAACCATAGTGCTGTACCTGTTACTATCCCTATCATTGGAGTTATTATTCCCAATCTAGTTGCATATTCAACTGCTAAATCTTCTTGTCCTGCACCTATCTTGTTTCCAACCATAATAGCAGCCGCAGTGGCAATACCTATACACAAAACCATAAACATATTGTTTATAGTGGTTGCTATCTGCATACTAGCTACTGCACTTATGCCAATTTTGGCATATATAATTGAATATGCTGTTAACCCTAATGACCATAGTAATTCATTTATGATTACTGATGAAGATGTTCCAAAATAAACCTTCACAAATTCATAGTTAAAGCCCATTATTTCCTTTATATTACTTAATATATCTTTGTTGTTTTTATGTGCTGAAGAGATTACATAAACCATTTCAACAGTTCTTGCTATACTTGTAGCTATTGCAGCACCTACTACTCCCATAGCAGGAAATCCAAAGTTTCCAAATATAAGTATCCAATTTAGAAAAGCATTGGTTAACACGCCTATAAGACTACCAAACATAGGTGGTTTTGCTTGTCCTATGCATCTTAAAAGTGTGGAATACCCTTGTGTTAAACCTGTTATTATAAAAGTTATAGAAATTACTCTTAGATATTTAACCCCCAATTCTATAACAACAGCGTCTTTAGTGAAAATATTCATGATAACTCCGGGAAATATAAATCCAAAAATAGAAAATATTATTGCTGCTATAGTGCTAAGTACAATGTCTAGTCCAAACATCTTTCGTATATTTGAAATATCTTTTTTGCCCCAAAATTGGGATATAAATATACCCGCACCAGCATTAATCCCAGATAAACATAACATGAATATGAAAAAGTATTGATTTACTAGGCCAACTGCTGCAATAGAGTTTTCTCCAAGTTTTCCTATCATTAAATTGTCCACCATATTTAATGATGAACTAATCAAGTTTTGTAATGTTATAGGTATAACCAATGTAAGAATCTCAAGAAAAAACTTCTTGTCTTTAAACAACTTTTTCATTTTCTAACCTCCTTGTCCCAAAATACAAAAATAAAAAAGCACATGGGTAATCAGCTGCCCATCTGCTTTAAGTTCTAATTAAACTACTTCATATGAAATTGCATTAAATATTATACACTAAAACCATAAATCAATCAACTATAAAATTGCGACAGCGGGGACGGTTTAAAAAGCATGTCTATGCAAGCAAAATTAACTGCAATAGCAGTTAATTTAAAGAGGATAGCAAGCATACTATCCTCTAAATTATCTTCATTTTTATGTGTTTTAAGGTTTAATTCAATATTTTATAAAAAAATTATGGTTTATTAATAATTTAATGGACAGGGGAATTTTTTAAGGCTACTTTTTCAGTGGTCTCGGACGGTTCTTTTTGTCGCAAGAACCGTCCCGCCGCTGTCGCACTGATGATTATCATTCAAAATTGTAATCTGTTACTATAGGCTTTCTTCCAGAAACCTTATCGTTAAAGTATTCAAAATATGAAATACCCATGAAGCTACCAGAAACATTGTACACATTGTCAAAGCCTAGATGTTGAAGAGCCATAACTGCATTGTAGCTTGTCTGGCCAGATCTACAATGTACATAAACCGGTCTATCTTTTGGAATCTCATCTAATCTATCTCTTATTTCAACAATTGGTATATTTACAGCATTGATCAAATGTCCCTTCTCAAAATCCTCTTTACTTCTAACATCTATGATACATTCATTATTCTCAACTAAATCTCTCACCTCAGTAACATGAACTTGTTTAAAGCAACTGTGTAATATATTTAATCCCACAAGAGCTGCCAAATTAACAACATCCCTAGCAGTACCAAAAGGTGGAGCATAGCAAAGCTCTAAATCTTTCAAATCTTCTAAAGTACCATTGAATTTAATCAAAGTAGCTATAACATCAATTCTCTTGTCTACATTTCCCTTTCCAATAGCTTGAGCTCCTAGAATTCTTCCTGTAGGCACTTCAAATATTAATTTAAAATGCATAGGCTCACTATCTGGCATTATCCCTACCTTATCAAATGGAATAATAGTAACTGAATCATATTCAACTTGCATATTTGTAGCCTTTATAAGCCCTTCTGTCAATCCAGTCGATGCACCATTGTAGTCAAATACCTTTATTACAGAAGAACCTATAACTCCAGTATTGTTAACAGGTCTTCCATAAATATGGTCTGCTGCTGCTCTAGCTTGCTTTTGAGCTGGCCCTGCTAATGATAGTTTGCTATGAGTATGAAGTAGTCTATTGTAAACTTCTATAGCATCTCCAACAGCATAAATATCCGGATCGCTTGTTCTAAAGTTTTGATTTACTTTGATAGCACCAGTAGTTCCAATCTCAAGTCCAGCTTTTTTTGCCAAAGTAGTTTCAGGAGTAACACCAATAGCCATAACTACAGCATCAGTTTCAATCTTTTTGCCAGACTCCAAAACCACTGTATTTTTCTCAAATCTTTCTACTTTATCTCCCAATACTAAATTAATACCATGATCATATATTTCCTTATGAAGTATTTGAACCATATCATAATCAAAAGGCCTCATTATTTGATTCATAGCCTCTACTATAGTCACATTATAACCTGCTAATCTCAAGTTTTCAGCAGCTTCAATACCTATAAATCCCCCACCAATTACCGTAATATCCTTGGCATCTTTTTCTTTTATAAATCCCTTTAACTTTTCTATATCTACTACATTTCTAATGGTGAAAACATGCACATCCTCCATTCCTTCAAATGCTGGAACTATAGGATTAGCTCCTGGAGACATAATCAGCTTATCATATTTTTCAATATATTCTTCTCCTGTCAAAACATTTCTTACTTTTACTTCCTTGTTCTCTCTATTTATGTCTATAACTTCACTATTAACCCTAGCATCTATTCTGAATTTCTTGTAAAACTCTCCTGGCTGCATGAGAACTAAATCCTCTTGATTCTCAATCATACCACTTAAATAAAAAGGCAATGCACAGTTTGAAAATGAAACATGTGGCCCTCTTTCAAACATGATAATATCACAATCTTCATCTAGTCTTCTAACTCTTGTAGCAGCTGAAGCACCACCAGCAACCCCACCAATTATCAAAATCTTTTTCGACATATTGAATGCCCCCTTTGGTTTTATCATTATAATATACATTACCCACGTATGCTATATTTAAACCAAATATCTTTATATATTCAAAACATTGTTCAATCAATTTTTTCATTGCTGGGCACACAAAAGAAGGTGACAGGAGAATTTGATATGCCCCTTGTCAAGTAGACAGGTAAAATATCTAAAATAATTTTTATGAACTACCACATGACATCTAAGTTATGTGGTAGTTTTTATGCTGTCCATTTTTCTTTGTACTTCTCTATTCTCTTATTCGCAGATATAGGGTATTCTATAGGAGTTTTAATTGATAAAGCTTCTGTCCTAACTTCTAATGGCGTTTTACAGTTAAATCTGTCTTGTAATCTTTCCTCTGAGTAAAAACGCATGTAATCATTAATTGCATATCTTAGGGACTCTTCATCTGTAATTTCATACATTTGATACATTTCTGATTTAATTATTCCCCAGAATCCTTCTACCGGTCCATTATCAATACAGTGTCCTACTCTTGACATTGACTGTTTCATTTCTTGTTCTTTCAGTTTTCTTTGAAATACTTTACTTGTGTATTGAAATCCTCTATCGCTATGGAAGATTGGTTTTGCTAATGGATTATCTTTTATTGCTTTATCAAAGGTCTTAAATACTAATTTGTTATCGTTTCTACTACTTAATACATAGGCTACTGGATACCTATCATACAAATCAAGTATGGCGCTTAAGTAAATCTTTTTCTTTTCTCTTGGTACTTTAAATTCTGTAATGTCTGTTACCCATTTTTGATTTGGTTCTGTTGCATAAAAGTCTCTTTGTAATATGTTCTCTGCTATTGTTTCCGGCTTAACTGAAATGTATTTATTCTTCTTTTTTCGGATTACTGAGTGAATACCTAATTTTTGCATAATCCTATGGACTCTTTTTTTACTGTAATTAGTTTGATTGAAATGGTTAATCCAAGATGTCATTCTACGATATCCTAAAATATGATTAAATCTTTCATCATATTCTTTTATTAATCTTGCTAATTCAATATTTTCTAATTCTTGTTGAGGTACTTCTCTGTGGAGCCATTTGTAGTATGATGCTCTTGATATGTTAAGTACTTTACACATCCAATTAATACTCCATATTTTTGTTTCATAAAAGTATTTTATTGCTAGATACTTATTTTCGTTACGTTGTTTGCCAAGCCTCACATCCCTTCGAATTCTTTCACTTTTTTTAGCAGTTCTACCACCATATCTTTTTCTTCTAGTTTCTTTTTTAATCTAATATTCTCTCGACGTAATTTCTCTAATTCATCTAATTCTTCATCTTTTTTATGGTGTCCTCGTCTATCTATTAGCCCTTCTTCGCCTATATCATCATACTTTTTAACCCAAGAGTAAACTTGGCTGTATGAAACATCATAAAGGCTTGCTGCTTCTTTGTAATTACGATTATGTTCAATACAATATTTAACTATTTCTTTTCGCTCTTCTATAGTTGTTTTTCTTCTGGAATTTGCCATATATACCTCCCCTTTAGGATCATAATCCTTGAGTTCTATATTGGCATTATACCTTGAAATCCAACCACTTAAAACAGAACGACTTGAAATATTATATTTTGCTGTTATATCATTAACACTTCCTTCTCCGGATAATACAGCTTCTACGCACATTGTTTTAAATTCGGAAGTATATTTTTTATTTCCTGCTTTATTTTGAAAAGCTAAAATGCCATAAAGTTTATACTTGGAAACCCATGACTGTATTGTTTGCAGACCAATACTATATTTATTAGCTAAAAAAGGGAATGAGCCTAATCCATCAAGATATTCTTGAGATACTTTCGCTTTAAATTCAGGAGTATGTGGTGATTTTGCCATAAAAAACCTCCATAAGTAGTTTTGGTTATTTACCTTGTCTACTTATGGAGTATCATATCAATTCTCCTATCACCTTCTTAATATTATTAACTTAAAGAAAATACATTTGAAATATATTCAGCTACTTTCATTCCATCTATTGCTGCAGACATTATCCCTCCTGCATATCCAGCTCCCTCACCTATAGGATACAGTCCTTTAATATTTGATTGAAAACTTTCATCCCTTTGAATCCTAATAGGTGATGAACTCCTGGTTTCTACACCTGTCATTATAGCTTCAGGATTAGCAAAACCATTAATATTTTTGTCAAATGCAATTAGTGCTTTCTTTAGTGTATCCGTTACATACTCAGGCAAACACTCTCTTAAATCCGTCATATTTACTCCTGGCTTATAGGTTGGTTTGATATCTCCAATATTCTCAGATGGCCTATCATCTAAGAAGTCTCCTACCTTTTGTGCCGGTGCCTTATAGTTCTTACCTCCTGCAACAAATGCCAAACGCTCCCATTTTCTTTGAAACTCAACTCCAGCCAAAGGATGATCCCCTTCATAGTCTTCTGGTGTTACCCCTACTAATAACGCACTATTGGCATTTTCCTTATCCCTAGCATATAAACTCATTCCATTAGTTACAACCATATTCTCCTCAGAAGCCGCAGCAACAACCATTCCTCCTGGGCACATACAAAAAGTATAAGCAGATCTTCCATTGTCAAAGTGAGCTGATAATTTATAATCAGCAGCTCCCAATTTCTCATGCTTTGCAAATTCGCCGTACTGTTTTTCATTTATTAGACTCTGAGGATGCTCTATTCTAACACCAATGGAAAACCCCTTCTGAGTTATTTCCACTCCATTTTTATATAGCATTTCAAAAGTATCCCTAGCACTATGACCTAATGCAAGTAATACCTTATCACAGCTTATAATTTCATCATCATTAATTTTAACACCTGTTACTTGCTTATCTTTGATTATTAAATCAGTAACTTTACTATTAAACCTTACTTCTCCACCTAAAGATATTATTTTGTTACGAATATTTTTGACCATAACCCTAAGTATATCAGTACCTATATGAGGCTTATTTATATAAAGTATATCTTCAGGGGCTCCAGCCTCAACCATCTCCTCTAATACTTTTCTAGATCTAGGATCTTTTACAAGAGTGGTCAATTTACCATCAGAAAAAGTACCTGCTCCTCCTTCTCCAAATTGAACATTTGATTCAGTATTTAATTTGCCCTCGTTCCAAAATGTACTTACATCAACAGTTCTCTCATCTACACTCTTGCCTCTCTCCAACAGAATAGGCCTATATCCTGTACTTGCCAAAACTAAACCTGCAAACAATCCAGAAGGGCCTGTTCCTACGATAACAGGTCTTTTAATATTTTGTGGGGCTATTTTTTCATATTTGTAACTTACCTCTGGAACCTTTACAATCCTTTTATTAGAAAGCTTCTTTAGTATTTTTTCTTCATTCTTTAATTCCACATCTATTGCATATACAAAATGAATATCGCTTTTCTTTCTTGCATCTATGGATTTTTTATAAATTCTATAGCTTATGATTGACTCTTGGGATATCTTCAATTTTTTAGCTAATTTTGCACTTAATAATTCTTCATCTTCATCTAATGCTAATTTAATTTCTTGTACTCTTAACATATTTTCTCCTTATCTTTATATAAGATTTAGTCTTTTATAGCCCACACCTTTTTATCATACAATATATTTTATTAAATTATTATACCCTTAAAATGATTATAAAATCTAGCATTTTTTTAGGAATGATTGTTTTCCATCATAAGATTAGTAAAAAGAAATTCTATATTGGAATTCCTCTTATTTTCTTATTGAACAAAATAATAGAATTAATTATAATTGCTTATTTAAGGTGAACTTACCCTAATCTATAAAAAGGCATTGCATTAAATATATATCTAATATAGGTAAGTAATTATTCAAAAAACCTTTGGCTATTTCTGCATTTCCAAAGGTTTCTTTTAAAAATTTATCATGTAGATTTTCATATCATCATCTACCTAATTTTAGTATATCATATAATATAAATGATGTGTCTTACCCTTTTAAAGTCTATTAAATTGTAAGTTCAACTCACCTTCCCCTGAATTATCGACATTCTCAAATGTTAAGGTCCACTCACCAGTTATTTTATCAAAACTCTTTACTTCTTTTAAAGGTTTATCTGAATCAACTTCTCCACTCCATTGTATGTCTCCATTTGGATCTTTAAGTTCAAATGTAACTATACCCTTAGTAAGATTAAGATTTATTTTTAATTTCATTCCTTTAAAATCGTCTTCAACATTATAACTATAGGTATCCGTAATTTTGGAGCCTTCCTTAATGCTATAA is a window of Anaerosalibacter sp. Marseille-P3206 DNA encoding:
- a CDS encoding ABC transporter permease; protein product: MTVFNYFIKIALRNKGVIISYTIIFFILSIINGSGTVERETNFIESRLNIGIIDNCNSELSNSLKNYLGKKNNIIDTMADEEYIKEQIFLEVADAVIIIPEDFDEKVINKENSIQMYNDDRKVESLQIQNQVNKFLNFANATYENGEFNLVDVASALDEKAEVELVESNNESSNDGVANWFKYYFNFTSYIIMAIYIAVIGLVMTDFKDENIQSRTKISSKKFLQFNKEMYLGQLMVAIMITTIFILGSIVLKGKYIGEVNFGKYVLNTVVFSFSALCLTFLINNVTKNKFVINALSTVLSLGTSFISGVMVPQQYLSEKVLTIAKFFPTYYFVRINEMTVNSFSDMGFDIFMQLLFAVVFLLMGLYFSKTAQKA
- a CDS encoding ABC transporter permease; its protein translation is MKNIFRNCIYQGKNLFRDAGFSFWSLIYPLIMAVFFYISINGVLNMELENVNVGIDSENPISYILEEIEFLNVHKIPEDEVLTKLEDRQIDAFIDDDLNIKVNDSGINQTIIKEVVEQIRQMKKLNRSFDKYDFSVDYILGRNQKANPLVIMFYSLIAMVSAYGVFAGIETVTLIQANLSNLGSRINITPLKKYKFLLSGVIVALLLNLFANGLLLIFIKYVLKINLFKEIKYSAILILIGNLFGVALGVFIGSCNKKKDSVKTIMAISIILFCSFLSGMMNPQIKVMIDEKAPILAKLNPISIITNNLYRINLLESTKSVGEGILILSIESIVLIFASYIFLRGKNYDSI
- a CDS encoding ABC transporter ATP-binding protein; its protein translation is MVIKVNNLVKRYKELIALDHFNMEVKEGEILGLLGPNGCGKTTAINCILSLLSFDKGQIEVFGEKMTPNAYNIKREIGLVPQEVSVFNNLNVKENIDYFCGLYIDDKKVRKQYVEEAIEFVGLKDYVKFYPKKLSGGLKRRLNIACGIVHKPKLIFLDEPTVAVDAQSRNFILNGIKKLNEEGSTIIYTTHYLEEAEMLCNRIIIMDKGRSLVSGTIEELKSMITTSEKIVVGFLDIQDEIVEKMKSIPHVIDVEREGEDYIIKFENGINNLANLLDFIKANNLTYTKLHSQLPSLNDVFLELTGKELRD
- a CDS encoding sensor histidine kinase is translated as MRRFLEKLIIVSFCLFNSYKINPHENLVVCFLISLVISLVLDLMDNKKIRTIIYFLFIIICFSNSSFILYFPLILYNVYLDFGIFTIFTFTLILMNFSIANLLLSITAVYLSTMTKKYNQILDENKTVRDELKEDTFYLEKYNKQLLVDKEKNIHIAILTERNRIARELHDSIGHAISSSILQVEALKVISTEETVIKNLDTLQNTLKNGMDDIRKSIHNLYNESLDLKNQIEKLCSEIPNIDVELVYKFDDEINYDLKFDILSVIKEALTNCAKHSNATKIKISLLNQPKFYSILIEDNGSQFDDRNKGIGLLSMKEIADKYNGFFNCRFDDGFKIHMTLMKG
- a CDS encoding response regulator transcription factor produces the protein MNIIIVDDDPLVVESLKIIINANGIDILAVGYDGFQAVELYTKYKPDLILMDIRMEKMSGIEATKEILKIDPQAKILLITTFQDDEYIATALSLGCKGYILKQNIKGIIPAINAVHSGNLVFDSKIVSNIKKYKEKDVEIDLSDREFDILLLVADGLNNKEIAEKLYLSEGTVRNYISNMLEKLSLRDRTQLAIYYYKMKYGIEK
- a CDS encoding MATE family efflux transporter, with the protein product MKKLFKDKKFFLEILTLVIPITLQNLISSSLNMVDNLMIGKLGENSIAAVGLVNQYFFIFMLCLSGINAGAGIFISQFWGKKDISNIRKMFGLDIVLSTIAAIIFSIFGFIFPGVIMNIFTKDAVVIELGVKYLRVISITFIITGLTQGYSTLLRCIGQAKPPMFGSLIGVLTNAFLNWILIFGNFGFPAMGVVGAAIATSIARTVEMVYVISSAHKNNKDILSNIKEIMGFNYEFVKVYFGTSSSVIINELLWSLGLTAYSIIYAKIGISAVASMQIATTINNMFMVLCIGIATAAAIMVGNKIGAGQEDLAVEYATRLGIITPMIGIVTGTALWFTAPLITKPFNINEETLRLTITVLKIMAVFAPLRFFNVLMIVGVFRGGGDTAYSMWVQLGTVWCFAIPAGYIAAVCFKLPLDKVFFIICLEEVIKVGFEAKRLRSKKWIGNVVEDLR
- a CDS encoding FAD-dependent oxidoreductase, with product MSKKILIIGGVAGGASAATRVRRLDEDCDIIMFERGPHVSFSNCALPFYLSGMIENQEDLVLMQPGEFYKKFRIDARVNSEVIDINRENKEVKVRNVLTGEEYIEKYDKLIMSPGANPIVPAFEGMEDVHVFTIRNVVDIEKLKGFIKEKDAKDITVIGGGFIGIEAAENLRLAGYNVTIVEAMNQIMRPFDYDMVQILHKEIYDHGINLVLGDKVERFEKNTVVLESGKKIETDAVVMAIGVTPETTLAKKAGLEIGTTGAIKVNQNFRTSDPDIYAVGDAIEVYNRLLHTHSKLSLAGPAQKQARAAADHIYGRPVNNTGVIGSSVIKVFDYNGASTGLTEGLIKATNMQVEYDSVTIIPFDKVGIMPDSEPMHFKLIFEVPTGRILGAQAIGKGNVDKRIDVIATLIKFNGTLEDLKDLELCYAPPFGTARDVVNLAALVGLNILHSCFKQVHVTEVRDLVENNECIIDVRSKEDFEKGHLINAVNIPIVEIRDRLDEIPKDRPVYVHCRSGQTSYNAVMALQHLGFDNVYNVSGSFMGISYFEYFNDKVSGRKPIVTDYNFE
- a CDS encoding IS3 family transposase encodes the protein MRLGKQRNENKYLAIKYFYETKIWSINWMCKVLNISRASYYKWLHREVPQQELENIELARLIKEYDERFNHILGYRRMTSWINHFNQTNYSKKRVHRIMQKLGIHSVIRKKKNKYISVKPETIAENILQRDFYATEPNQKWVTDITEFKVPREKKKIYLSAILDLYDRYPVAYVLSSRNDNKLVFKTFDKAIKDNPLAKPIFHSDRGFQYTSKVFQRKLKEQEMKQSMSRVGHCIDNGPVEGFWGIIKSEMYQMYEITDEESLRYAINDYMRFYSEERLQDRFNCKTPLEVRTEALSIKTPIEYPISANKRIEKYKEKWTA